The DNA sequence GGCCATTTCACGCCCTTCGGTCGAGACATCCACGCCGCTGGACTGGATCTCGACCCCGACCAACAGGACGGTTCGGTAGAACTCGGCCCGGATCCATGCGTCGGCGACGGAGAGGCCATAGAGGAACCCGCTGCACTGGGCGCGGATATCCAACGCGGGGATCCCGTTGGCGCCCAACTCCCGCTGCAGGAACACGCCCGTCCCCGGGAAGAAGTGATCGGGGCTCAGGGTGGCCAGCACGATCGCGTCCACATCCGAAACCGTCAGACCCGCAGCGTCCAGCGCGGCGCGCGACGCATGCGCGGCCATTTCGGCACTGGTGGTCGAGCCGGGAAGGACCCAGCGCCGCTCTTCGATGCCGGTGCGTTCGCGGATCCACTCGTCCGAGGTGTCCATCCACTGGCCGAGATCGTCATTGGTCACCACGCGGTCCGGCACGTGGAAGCCGGTTCCGACGATCGCGGCGCGCGGTGGCGTCACCTCTCGTCTTCCTCGGCCCGCATCAGCACCAACGTGATGTTGTCGGGTCCGCCGCCCGCCACCGCCTCGTCGACGAGTGAATCGGCAATGGTGGCCAACGCGGCGCCCGACCCGGCCCGCGCCACGATGTCGCCTTCCTCGACCACGCGCACCAGACCATCGGTGCAGAGGAGCAGGGTGTCCCCGACTTCGAGCCGGCCCAAGGTGACCTGCGGATCCACATCGGGATCGATTCCGATCACGCGCGTGAGCACGTGCCCGAAGGGGTGGTGACGCGCGGCCTCGCGGGTCAACCGACCCTCGTCCACCGACTCCTGGGCGAGCGTGTGGTCCTGGGTGAGACGCTGCCATGCATCCCGACTCACGCGATAGGCGCGGCTGTCTCCTACGTGCCCCACCGCGAAGGTGCTCGTCTCCGGATCGACGGCCGCGATGGTGAGCGTGCACCCCATGCCGTGAAAGGACGGCTCCGCAAGCACGTGCCGACGGACTGCCGCGTTCGCTTCCCGGACCGCTTCCCCCACGGCACGGGCCAGGAGTGCCGCCCGTGAGCCGGCCCCGCCCTGGCGGCCCGTCAGCGGATCGCGGAGCTGGGCGAGATGGGTGCTGGCCGCGTCGGCCGCGATCCGGCTGGCGACGTCCCCGGCGGGCCCGCCCCCCATCCCATCGGCCACGATCCCGTAGGTGCCGTCGGCTCCGACCCGGAACGCATCCTCGTTGCGACCGCGCACCAGCCCTATGTGGGTGCGGCCCAGCCCGGCCATGCGAGGCGCCATAGGGGTCTTCGTGCTCGCGGTCAATCCGGATTCCGGTAGGCTCATTCGACGCTCTCCTTGCTGTCCCTTGGACAGCGCTGCGCCGAAGGAGTCACGTACCACTATCAGCGTCGTCCAGGCCCCGTTCCGGCCATCGTCGCACAGGCACCGGTCGGAGCGGCGGCGCAATGTAGAGGAAAGCCCCCGGACGTCCAACCCGCTCGGACCCCCGGCCCTTGGCCCGGGGTAGCGCCCTCGACCGATCCACCCTGGACCGTGAGCACCGTGGACACCATCCATTGCCGGCGCTGTGACCGAGAAGACGCCCCCAGGCTCGCACGTCCGCCCTTCCGGTCGGAGCTGGGGGAGCGGGTCGCCGCATCCATCTGTGGCGATTGCTGGCAGGAGTGGCTGAAGCACCAGACCCTGCTCATCAACCACTACGGGCTCGATCCGCGGGACAAGGAGGCGCGAGCGTTCCTCTACGGTCAGGTGGAGGAGGTATTGCTCGGGGGAGGCCAGGGCCGCGGCATCGACACCTCCCAGCAGGGCAGCGTCGAGTGGTAGAGCCCTGGGCCGGGACGTCCCGGCCCGCAAGCAGCTAGGAACCGGGCGCCCCGCAGGCAGGGGCCCAATCCAGCCGCACCAGCAGCATCCCTTCCGGTCGATCCACGATCGTCACGGTGCCGGGGCAGCGCGCCTCCAGTTGGTTCAGGGTCTCTCCGTGCACCGCACCGCCCTGTTCCAGAAGCACGTGGTCGACTCCGGTGGCCCGCCACAGGCTCAACTGCTGGTCGGGGGAGCCCCACGAGGGCCACTCCTGCTGCAGGGGAAGGAAGCGCGCGCTCGGCACCGCCCGGCGTCCCGTGTAGAGGTGGATTGCGGGCCAGAGTTCCGGAGCCCCCACGACCGCCTCGGGCGGCGTGTGTTCCGCCACCGAGCGCAGCGCACGCGCGAGCACCTCGGCACGCTGCTCCAAGGAGCGGACCGGCCTTCTCAGCCCCAGGGCGTACGCGTGCAGGCCCACGGACGTGACCACCACACCCAGCGCGGCCGCGGCCAGCGCGACCCGCCAACCGGATCGTGCTGTACGGAGCAGAGATCCCGTGCCAAGGAGGAGGGCGGCCATCAGGAGGGGAGCCGCCGGGACCAACAGGCGAGCCGTCTGGAAAGGCCAGGCCCAGACCAGCAGGCCATAAACCAGGACGAACAGTCCTGCCGTCGGGCTCTTTCGTCCCACACGCAGCAGTCCCACCCCGACGGCGACCCAGAGGATCAGGGCCAGACCGCGCGCTCCAGCACCTTCGAGTCCGGGCAGAAGCAGCGCGGTGGCGTCGCGACCCAGGGAGCCCGCGTTGTTCCGCAGATAGGTCAGGTAGGCGTCGGGCGCCATCCGAACCTGCTCCACCCACCAGGGGCCGTAGCTCCCCAACAGGTCGCGGAGCCCGGGCTCCATGGCCGACGTCATCCGTCCGCTCGCCACCGCCCAGGGCACCATGACCAGGAGGCAACCCGCAGCGATGCCGAGTGACCTCCGGACGGCCCGTCGCACCAATAGTGCCCCGCACAGCGCCGCCGCCAGCGCGATCCCCACCGAGCGGGTGTGCACCGTGAGCGCAAACAGCAGAAGGAACGACAGCATTCCCTTCCACGATGCGCCGGTCCTCTCCAGTGGCCCCGCCGCGACGAACCCCAGCAGCAGGAGGACCAGAAACAGCGATTCAGACAGGGGGATGGCCGCCACGCTCCACAACGGGCCGGGCAGCAACGCCAGGAAGGCGACCACCGAGGCACGTTGGCCCTCGACCAGCCCACTGCGGGCCAACCAGATCGCCAATACCACGCCCGCGCAGGCGAGCAACACGACATTCAGCGCCGTCAGCGCGACGGCACTCTCCGGGAACGGCGGACCCAGACGCCACACCAGGGCGGTGAGCAACGGATAGACGGGTGGAAACTTCGCCGCGAAAACCCCGCCCGGGATGCCCGCATAGCGGAGCCCCTGCCCCTCCGCCAGCGACTTCCCGATCAGCAGGTAAACGCCGTCGTCGTTCCAGACCCCCGCCGGCAGGGGAACCCAGGTAAGGAATCCGATCCCGATCAGGGTGAGCCACAAGAGGGCGCGCGCGCGTCGCGACGGCAGGGGCGCCAAGGGCGTCGGACTAGCCAGTCAGGACCGCCTCGATCTCGTCCGCCGCCCAGGAGAGCGTCTCACGATCGATGACCAAAGGAGGCGCGAAGCGGATGACCGTGCCATGCGTCTCCTTGGCGAGGATGCCTCGCTCCTGCAGCGCTTCGCAGTAGGGACGGGCTCTTCCATCTACTTCCACACCGATCATCAACCCGCGCCCGCGCACATCCTTGATCTGTGGGGCGGCGATCGAGCGCAGCCGCTCCTTCAACCACTCCCCTTCCCGCGCGGCGCGCGCCGGCAGCTCCTCGTCGACGATCACCTGCAGTGCGGCCCGGGCGATGGCTGCACCCAGGGGATTGCCCCCGAAGGTGGAGCCGTGATCGCCCGGCCGGAAGACATCCATGAGGTCGTCATCCGCCAACACCGCCGACACGGGATACACGCCGCCGGAGAGCGCTTTGCCGATCATCACCACGTCGGGCCGCACGTCCTCCCAATCGCTGCAGAAGAGGCGGCCACAGCGACCGAGACCTGTCTGGATCTCATCTGCCATGAACGCGACGTTGTGTTTCCGGCAGAGCTCGCTCGCGGCGCGCAGGTACCCATCCGGCGGCACCACGACCCCCCCTTCGCCCTGGATGGGCTCGACCAGGAAGCCCACCGTATTCGGACCGATCGCCGAAGCCAGCGCGTCCAGATCGCCGTACGGCACCAGCGTGAACCCCGGAGTGAACGGTCCGAAGCCCTGCTTGTAGGCCGGCTCCGACGAGAAGGAGATGACGGTGGTGGTACGACCCGCGAAGTTGCCCACGCACGCGATGATCTCCGCCTTGCCCTCGGGGACTCCGCGAACGGTGTAGCCCCACTTGCGGACCATCTTGATCGCGGTCTCGACGGCTTCTGCGCCGGTGTTCATGGGCAGGGCGCGCGCGTACCCCGTCAGCGTGCACAACTCGTGCAGGAAGGGCCCCATCTGGTCGTTGTGGAACGCTCTCGACGTGAGCGTGATCCGCCCCAGCTGCTCGACCGCCGCGGCCAGGATGCGAGGGTGCCGGTGACCCTGGTTCACCGCCGAATAGGCGCTGAGCATATCCAGGTACTTCCGGCCCTCGACGTCCCAGACCCAGACGCCTTCACCCCGCTCCAGGACCACGGGTAGAGGCGCATAGTTGTGGGCGCTGTACCGCTCGACTTCCTCGAGGAATCGGGCGGTACGCGCGAGCGTCGCTTCCGTCATCCTTCCCCCCCAGGGGAATCCGGCCGCCGGGCCGGTCCACCCCCGAAAAAAACGGCCCGCCCGGACCCAGGGAGGATCCGGGCGGCAGCGGTTTCCGTCCGACGTAATCTAGCAGGTCGCAGAAGCCGGGGGTACCCCGAGCCCCCCTACTGCGCGTCTCGAGTGAAGGCCACGGGCAAGCGGGGACGCTCGTCGACGTGCAGTTGGAAGACGTCGGGCCGTGCGTAGTGTCCCACCACGTCGAAGTCGAACTTGGCGCGTCCCACCTCCGCCATGTCGAGCTCCGCCGTGAGGATCCCCGCTTCCCCCAGCAAGGGTCCGGCGAGAACCTCCCCGTGCGGAGAAACGATCACCGAGCCCCCTGGGCAGAGCAGCTCGGGTCGGCCGCTCAACTCTGCTTCGATCTCGGGATCTCCCGCTGGATAGTGGGAGCGGGTGACGAACTGGTTGCAACCCAGGACGAAACAGCGCCCCTCCACGGCGATGTGTCGCATGGTGGCCTGCCAACGATCACGCGCATCGGCCGTGGGGGCGAGATAGATCTCCACGCCCTTCGCATACATCGCGGTGCGCGCCAGCGGCATGTAGTTCTCCCAGCAGATCAGCCCCCCCACGCGCGCCTCGGGCATCTGCACCACGGGAAGCGTGCTTCCGTCGCCCTCTCCCCAGATGTAGCGTTCAGCTGCGGTGGGCTTGAGCTTGCGATGCTTGGCCAACAACGTCCCGTCCGGCCCGAAGTAGAGCAGCGTGCAGAACAGCGTACCCGCGCTGAACTCCGTATCGCGCTCCACCACCCCCACCGCGACGTAGGCGGAAGCCTCCCGGGCGGCTTCGCCCAGGGCCTCCGTCGCAGGGCCGGGCACGGCGACGGCGTTGGCGCGGTAGCGCGCCCAAAGACTGCGGCCGCCTTCGGTTCGTCCACCCACGGCCGTGCCGAAGTCGAGTCCCCAGGGATAGCCACCCACGTACGCTTCCGGAAGGAGGATCAGCCGGGGCTTGGACGCGGCTGCTCGGCGAATCGATTCGCAGGCTGCTTCCACGGAACGTTTCACATCGAAGAACACGGCTTCGGGCTGGACGACCGCAACACGTACGCAGGGCTCGGACGGGGTCAAGCGGAGGACTCCGGGTTGAAGGACATCGGGACGCGGGGCTCAGCCACCGCGGTAGATCCACTCCGCCATCACCTCTCCCACCATCTCCAGCGTGCTCGCGCTCACATGGTCGACCTGGTCTTGCGGAGTGTGCCAGTAGCTGTTTCGCGGTCCGTAGTCGAAGTCGATGATGTCGATGGTACGGATTCCCTTTTGCAGTAACGGCACGTGGTCGTCCGTGATGCGCGGACCTACGCGCGTGGGAAACCAGCGCTCGTAGCCGAGATCGCGCGCGACGTTCCACACGCGCAGCGCGAGGTCGCGTGCGGCGTCGGCGGAGTACCCCTCGATCGGGAACTCCGGGTCCGCGTCGCCAACCATGTCGAGCAACACAGCGTAGACCGGAAACTGGTCCGCCGTGAGTTGTCTAGCGAATTCGCGGGAACCGAAGAACATGTCGTCGGTGCCCGGGCCGTAGTCCTCCCCGTCTACGAAAAGGAGGTCGACGCCCACCGGCGGAGGCTGCTGCAGAAACAGCGTCGCCAGTTCCAGGAGGATGGCGGTTCCCGAGGCCCCGTCGTTGGCGCCTGGCACCGGGATGTCGCGCTGGGCAGCGTCACTGGCCTGGTCGGAGCGCGGACGCGTGTCCCAATGCGTGAGCAGCAGCAGGCGGCGGGGCGCCTCCGGATTGAACCGGACCCACACGTTCGTCAGCGCCAGCGGCTCTCCCTGGGTCGTGACGACATCGAAGCGCTGCAGGGCGACGGTCCCCGCTCGCGTCGCCAACTCCGTGCTCAACCAGTCCAGCGTCTGACTGTGACCCGGAGACCCAGGGATACGGGGTCCGAAGTCCAGCTGGCGTTGGAGGTGCTGGAACGCCCGCTCCCCCGAGAATTGGGGGCGCTCCACCCGGGAGCCCGCCGGCGCGGCCCCGTCGCACGCTGCGCAGGCCGCCAACAGCAGCGTCCACGACCATCCCCTCACCCGCCTCGGTCCGTTCACCCCGTCTCCCTGGCCCTCATTCGGTTCCGCGTCCTCCGGTCCGAGGCGCTGCAGCAAGATGGCCTGATCCGCCGACGATCGTCGAGGCCTTGCGCTCCAGGGGGAATGGGCCGAACTCCCCTGAGGCCGGTGGGTTGGCGAAAGACGCCCACCCCCGCACCGTAGGAGCGACTAGGAGCCCCCGCAACGAGCTTCGTTCGCAGGAGGTCTTGATGGGAGACCAACCACGTCGGTCGGGCCGACCTCGGGGCCGGTGGTGCGCCGCGGCGCGCGGGCGATGGGGTGTGCGCGTGGGCTCGGTCGCAGCGCTCCTCCTGGGAGCCCTCGCGCTTGGTTCCGAACCCGGCGCTGCCCAGCGGATCGAGGGGCGACTGGTGGACGCCGCCACCGGCAACGGAATCGCCGATGGAACGCTGTCGGTGCTCAACGAGGAAGGCCATGCGCGATTCTCGGTGGGCACCGACTCCACCGGGTGGTTCGTCCTCCCCCTCCCACGCTCGGGGGAGACGCTCCTCCGGGCCGAGGCGCTGGGCTACCAGACGTGGGACTCCGAGCCCATCGCGGTCGACTGGGACGAGGCCCTCGAAGTGACGATCACGCTCTCGGTACGCGCCCTCGAGCTCGATCCCCTGGTGGTGACCGCCCGCCGTCAGGATGTACACCGGGCGTTCCGCGACTTCTACCGCCGCAGCGCGCACATCGAGCGCACCGGCTTCGGCAGAGTGCTGGACAAGGAAACGTTGGAGAAGTCGTGGGTCCTCTCCCACCGGCTGCGTGAGATCCCGGGGCTGCGCTATTCGACCGCGCCGGACGGCACACTTCGGCTGGGGCGCCACGGCTGTCCCGGCGGTGCCTTCCTCAACGGGATGTACGTGGGCAACCCCGACCTGGACGAGCTCGTGTTCGCCACGGATCTCGAGGGCGTCGAGATCTATCGCAGCGAAGCGGAGGTGCCCCCGGAGCTCGGCGCGGGAGGCGGGGAGGCCCTTTGCACGGTGGTGGCGCTGTGGACTCGGGCGGATCCCACCTCGTCATCCGGGCGCGGAGCCTGGTTCCGGTGGGGACTACTCGGTGCGCTGGTGGGCGGCTTCGCGGCGCTGGTGGCAGGTTGATGGCGTCCCGCCCGCCCCGCCGAGGGCGCCGCCGCGCCTTCGCGCTCGCGCCCATCCTGCTGTGGGCATCGGCCCTTTGGCTTCGAGCGCCCGGTCCCCTGGCCGGCCAGGCCATCTCCGGCCAGGTCAGCGAACGCGCCAGCGGACGAGCGGTGGCAGGTGCGGACGTGGCGCTCCTACAGGAGGACGACGCCACCAGCGCGAGGGTCACCACCGACGCCGAGGGCCGGTTCTACCTTCCGCTTCCCAGGTCCGGCACCCATTCGCTCCTCATCGAGGCGCTGGGATACGCACCGGCCCGGACGGAACCCATCCACGTGGACGTCGGTGAACGCGTGGAGATCGTGGTGGCGCTCTCGGTCGACGCGATCGAGCTCACGCCGGTCGTGGTCACGGCCCGTCGCACGAACACGCGGACCCTTCGCGACTTCGAGCGACGTCGCCGGACCGGGGAAGCGTCTGGCTTCGGCGTCTTCCTCGCCCGCGAGGAGTTGGACCGCACCTTCGACCTGGCGACGCCGCTCACAGCGGTCGTGGGGCTGCCCCGCACCTATGACGGCGCCGGCGACCTGCACGTGGGAAGCAGTGTCTGCCCGGGCGCGGTGTTCCTCGACGGGATCCTGGTCGGCAACCCCGGACTCAATCAGTTCGTGCTGCCCACGGATCTCGAGGGCGTGGAGGTCTACCGACGGCGCAGCGAGATCCCCATCGACCTCCGCCACCAGATCGGAGACGACAACCTTTGCTCCGCCGTCGTGTTGTGGACGCGGCAGGGACAGGTGACGCGGGGAGGACGGGCCTGGCTGCGCTTCGGACTCCTGGGCGCCCTGGTC is a window from the Gemmatimonadota bacterium genome containing:
- a CDS encoding carboxypeptidase-like regulatory domain-containing protein, producing MASRPPRRGRRRAFALAPILLWASALWLRAPGPLAGQAISGQVSERASGRAVAGADVALLQEDDATSARVTTDAEGRFYLPLPRSGTHSLLIEALGYAPARTEPIHVDVGERVEIVVALSVDAIELTPVVVTARRTNTRTLRDFERRRRTGEASGFGVFLAREELDRTFDLATPLTAVVGLPRTYDGAGDLHVGSSVCPGAVFLDGILVGNPGLNQFVLPTDLEGVEVYRRRSEIPIDLRHQIGDDNLCSAVVLWTRQGQVTRGGRAWLRFGLLGALVGGFLILVVGG
- a CDS encoding carboxypeptidase-like regulatory domain-containing protein — encoded protein: MGSVAALLLGALALGSEPGAAQRIEGRLVDAATGNGIADGTLSVLNEEGHARFSVGTDSTGWFVLPLPRSGETLLRAEALGYQTWDSEPIAVDWDEALEVTITLSVRALELDPLVVTARRQDVHRAFRDFYRRSAHIERTGFGRVLDKETLEKSWVLSHRLREIPGLRYSTAPDGTLRLGRHGCPGGAFLNGMYVGNPDLDELVFATDLEGVEIYRSEAEVPPELGAGGGEALCTVVALWTRADPTSSSGRGAWFRWGLLGALVGGFAALVAG
- a CDS encoding oxidative damage protection protein, whose product is MSTVDTIHCRRCDREDAPRLARPPFRSELGERVAASICGDCWQEWLKHQTLLINHYGLDPRDKEARAFLYGQVEEVLLGGGQGRGIDTSQQGSVEW
- the rocD gene encoding ornithine--oxo-acid transaminase, producing the protein MTEATLARTARFLEEVERYSAHNYAPLPVVLERGEGVWVWDVEGRKYLDMLSAYSAVNQGHRHPRILAAAVEQLGRITLTSRAFHNDQMGPFLHELCTLTGYARALPMNTGAEAVETAIKMVRKWGYTVRGVPEGKAEIIACVGNFAGRTTTVISFSSEPAYKQGFGPFTPGFTLVPYGDLDALASAIGPNTVGFLVEPIQGEGGVVVPPDGYLRAASELCRKHNVAFMADEIQTGLGRCGRLFCSDWEDVRPDVVMIGKALSGGVYPVSAVLADDDLMDVFRPGDHGSTFGGNPLGAAIARAALQVIVDEELPARAAREGEWLKERLRSIAAPQIKDVRGRGLMIGVEVDGRARPYCEALQERGILAKETHGTVIRFAPPLVIDRETLSWAADEIEAVLTG
- a CDS encoding M28 family peptidase — translated: MNGPRRVRGWSWTLLLAACAACDGAAPAGSRVERPQFSGERAFQHLQRQLDFGPRIPGSPGHSQTLDWLSTELATRAGTVALQRFDVVTTQGEPLALTNVWVRFNPEAPRRLLLLTHWDTRPRSDQASDAAQRDIPVPGANDGASGTAILLELATLFLQQPPPVGVDLLFVDGEDYGPGTDDMFFGSREFARQLTADQFPVYAVLLDMVGDADPEFPIEGYSADAARDLALRVWNVARDLGYERWFPTRVGPRITDDHVPLLQKGIRTIDIIDFDYGPRNSYWHTPQDQVDHVSASTLEMVGEVMAEWIYRGG
- a CDS encoding protein phosphatase 2C domain-containing protein, whose amino-acid sequence is MSLPESGLTASTKTPMAPRMAGLGRTHIGLVRGRNEDAFRVGADGTYGIVADGMGGGPAGDVASRIAADAASTHLAQLRDPLTGRQGGAGSRAALLARAVGEAVREANAAVRRHVLAEPSFHGMGCTLTIAAVDPETSTFAVGHVGDSRAYRVSRDAWQRLTQDHTLAQESVDEGRLTREAARHHPFGHVLTRVIGIDPDVDPQVTLGRLEVGDTLLLCTDGLVRVVEEGDIVARAGSGAALATIADSLVDEAVAGGGPDNITLVLMRAEEDER
- a CDS encoding carbon-nitrogen hydrolase family protein, whose product is MTPSEPCVRVAVVQPEAVFFDVKRSVEAACESIRRAAASKPRLILLPEAYVGGYPWGLDFGTAVGGRTEGGRSLWARYRANAVAVPGPATEALGEAAREASAYVAVGVVERDTEFSAGTLFCTLLYFGPDGTLLAKHRKLKPTAAERYIWGEGDGSTLPVVQMPEARVGGLICWENYMPLARTAMYAKGVEIYLAPTADARDRWQATMRHIAVEGRCFVLGCNQFVTRSHYPAGDPEIEAELSGRPELLCPGGSVIVSPHGEVLAGPLLGEAGILTAELDMAEVGRAKFDFDVVGHYARPDVFQLHVDERPRLPVAFTRDAQ